A region from the Acidobacteriota bacterium genome encodes:
- a CDS encoding ABC transporter permease, giving the protein MALRRIRCLIVKELIELRGDPRLFGIVIMAPIIQLFVLGYAATTDVKNIPLLVVDADHSVESRSLIDSFAASANFVVVDEPTDTRAIDGHLEHGTAWMALTIPRGFGTDVTAGRSTSVQVTADGTDATSTGVALGYARTIVAAYSAERSAARVGRQPVLPVDVELRVWFNPRLESRDFMVPGIVALLLLVITTNLSAMAIVREREIGTLEQLSVTPLARWELIVGKLLPYALIGMVDVLLVTAAAVAWFEVPLRGSFTLLLGCSVIYLLSTLGLGLFVSTISQTQQQASMTSTFFFLTPMIYLSGFTFPIENMPEWIQYVTYAIPLRYFLVIVRGIFLKGVGVDILWPQIAALLACGLFLITLATLRSSKRLA; this is encoded by the coding sequence ATGGCGCTGCGTCGCATTCGCTGCCTGATCGTCAAGGAGCTCATCGAGCTTCGCGGCGACCCGCGATTGTTCGGCATCGTCATCATGGCGCCGATCATCCAGTTGTTCGTGCTCGGCTACGCCGCCACCACCGACGTGAAGAACATCCCGCTCCTCGTCGTCGACGCGGATCACTCCGTCGAGAGCCGGAGCCTGATCGACAGCTTCGCGGCGTCGGCCAACTTCGTCGTCGTGGACGAGCCGACGGACACGCGCGCCATCGATGGACACCTGGAGCACGGCACCGCCTGGATGGCGCTCACCATCCCTCGCGGGTTCGGTACCGACGTGACGGCCGGCCGCTCGACAAGCGTGCAGGTGACCGCCGACGGCACGGATGCCACCTCCACGGGCGTGGCGCTCGGTTACGCCCGCACCATCGTCGCCGCGTATTCGGCCGAGCGGTCGGCGGCGCGCGTCGGACGGCAACCGGTCCTGCCCGTCGACGTCGAACTGCGCGTGTGGTTCAACCCGCGTCTCGAGAGTCGCGACTTCATGGTCCCGGGCATCGTCGCCCTGCTGCTGCTCGTCATCACGACCAACCTGAGCGCGATGGCCATCGTGCGCGAGCGCGAGATCGGCACGCTGGAGCAACTCAGCGTCACGCCGCTGGCGCGCTGGGAACTGATCGTGGGCAAGCTCCTGCCCTATGCGCTGATCGGGATGGTCGACGTGCTGCTGGTGACGGCCGCTGCCGTCGCCTGGTTCGAGGTGCCGCTGCGCGGCAGCTTCACGCTGCTCCTCGGGTGCAGCGTGATCTACCTGCTGTCCACGCTGGGCCTGGGCCTGTTCGTGAGCACCATCTCGCAGACGCAGCAGCAGGCGTCGATGACATCCACGTTCTTCTTCCTCACGCCGATGATCTACCTCTCGGGCTTCACGTTCCCGATCGAGAACATGCCGGAGTGGATTCAGTACGTGACCTACGCGATTCCGCTGCGCTATTTCCTGGTGATCGTCCGCGGCATCTTCCTGAAGGGCGTCGGCGTCGACATCCTGTGGCCGCAGATCGCCGCGCTGCTGGCGTGCGGGTTGTTCCTGATCACCCTGGCCACCCTGCGCTCCAGCAAACGCCTCGCGTAA
- a CDS encoding SDR family NAD(P)-dependent oxidoreductase, with amino-acid sequence MTNVALVTVALLFTAAAVVYAQPSPGAGPARPAAGQRIVLVTGSTDGLGREVARRLAAQGAYVIVHGRNAERGAAVVDAIVKAGKGSARFYKADLGSLAEVRRLAADVTRDHQRLDLLVNNAGIIVPTRTLSADGHEMQFAVNYLSGYALTYALLPLLERGQSPRIVNVSSLAASPLDFSDVMLERGYSSGRAYGQSKLAQVMFTIDLAQTLKTRGIVAQALHPATYMDTTMVRSMGRTPTSTVDEGAEAVMNAIVTTEPSGTYFIGTKPGAPHQQANDADVRRQLRELSQRLTGLP; translated from the coding sequence ATGACCAACGTTGCGCTTGTCACCGTGGCCCTGCTCTTCACTGCTGCTGCCGTCGTGTATGCGCAGCCGTCACCGGGGGCTGGTCCCGCGAGACCGGCTGCCGGACAGCGCATCGTGCTGGTGACGGGTTCCACCGACGGGCTCGGCCGGGAGGTGGCGCGCCGGCTGGCCGCTCAGGGGGCCTACGTCATCGTGCACGGGCGTAACGCCGAGCGCGGTGCGGCGGTGGTGGACGCAATCGTGAAGGCCGGCAAAGGGTCGGCACGCTTCTATAAGGCCGATCTGGGCTCGCTCGCCGAGGTTCGCCGCCTGGCCGCCGACGTCACGCGCGATCATCAGCGACTCGACCTGCTCGTCAACAATGCCGGCATCATCGTGCCCACGCGCACACTGAGCGCCGACGGACACGAAATGCAGTTCGCGGTGAACTATCTGTCTGGCTACGCGCTTACGTACGCGCTGCTGCCGCTCCTCGAGCGGGGACAGTCGCCGCGCATCGTGAACGTCTCGTCGCTGGCGGCGTCGCCGCTCGACTTCTCGGACGTGATGCTGGAGCGCGGCTACTCGTCGGGCCGCGCGTACGGTCAGAGCAAGCTGGCGCAGGTGATGTTCACCATCGACCTGGCGCAGACGCTGAAGACCAGGGGCATCGTGGCGCAGGCCCTGCATCCGGCCACGTACATGGACACGACGATGGTGCGATCCATGGGGCGCACGCCGACATCCACGGTGGATGAGGGCGCCGAAGCGGTGATGAACGCCATCGTCACGACGGAGCCGAGCGGGACCTACTTCATCGGCACGAAGCCGGGCGCCCCGCATCAGCAGGCCAACGACGCCGACGTGCGCAGGCAATTGCGTGAATTGAGCCAGCGCCTGACGGGCCTCCCGTAG
- a CDS encoding ATP-binding protein gives MDYQSAFTEILAETRDEPATPYLHRGLDYAVVPRKAVVLKGVRRSGKSTLLRQAGDDQTGAGRLCLHMNFVDDRLAGLTGAHLGALLDAFHRVYPQTRPAQPLTLLLDELQVVEGWEAFVERQLRVRDRRVFVTGSSAKLLSQEIASAMRGRSLSYEVFPFDFPEFLALQGVLPSRLPLGADEKAMVKAHFRRYLMEGGFPETIGLDRSTQVRMLQEYLDVLLLRDVIERHDTSSPTMIRRFLLLLVNRFASSVTINRCVELLRAQGLGTAKAHLSEVLDWFHDAYAVFPVKVLSESVQKQNTNPRKLYVIDNGLINAATTGRLHNEGRLLENLVFLTLRRRGHDVHYLRTRSGYEVDFHSESEGLVQVAWTLADEGTRTREVRALEQAMEELSIKEATLVTSEESGTIALPSGVVHVRPAWEWVLDERPTTRHA, from the coding sequence ATGGACTACCAGTCTGCCTTCACGGAGATCCTGGCCGAGACACGGGACGAGCCCGCCACGCCGTACCTGCACCGTGGGCTCGACTACGCCGTCGTGCCGCGCAAGGCAGTCGTCCTCAAGGGCGTCCGACGATCCGGGAAGTCCACACTCCTTCGTCAGGCCGGAGACGACCAAACCGGTGCCGGACGACTCTGTCTCCACATGAACTTCGTGGACGATCGCCTCGCCGGCCTGACGGGCGCACATCTCGGCGCCCTGCTTGACGCGTTCCACCGCGTGTATCCGCAGACGCGCCCGGCGCAGCCCCTCACCCTGCTGCTGGACGAACTGCAGGTGGTGGAGGGATGGGAAGCGTTCGTCGAGCGACAACTCCGCGTCCGCGATCGTCGCGTCTTCGTCACGGGATCGAGCGCCAAGCTGCTGAGTCAGGAGATCGCGTCGGCCATGCGCGGGCGCAGCCTGTCCTACGAAGTCTTCCCGTTCGACTTCCCCGAGTTCCTCGCTCTTCAGGGCGTACTGCCATCGCGACTGCCGCTCGGGGCCGACGAGAAGGCCATGGTGAAGGCCCATTTCCGACGGTACCTCATGGAAGGAGGCTTCCCGGAGACCATCGGACTCGACAGGTCGACGCAGGTGCGCATGCTCCAGGAGTACCTGGACGTCCTGCTCCTGCGGGACGTCATCGAGCGGCACGATACGTCGTCTCCGACGATGATCCGGCGATTCCTGTTGCTGCTCGTGAACCGCTTCGCGAGTTCCGTGACGATCAATCGATGCGTGGAACTGCTGCGCGCGCAAGGCCTGGGCACCGCGAAGGCCCATCTCAGCGAGGTGCTGGACTGGTTCCACGATGCGTATGCGGTTTTCCCGGTCAAGGTGCTCAGCGAGTCGGTGCAGAAGCAGAACACCAACCCGCGGAAGCTGTACGTCATCGACAACGGTCTCATCAACGCGGCAACCACAGGACGGCTGCACAACGAGGGCCGTCTTCTCGAGAACCTCGTATTCCTGACCTTGCGCCGACGCGGCCATGACGTTCACTACCTCAGGACGCGCAGCGGCTACGAGGTCGACTTCCACTCCGAGTCAGAGGGCCTCGTCCAGGTCGCGTGGACGCTCGCCGACGAGGGTACGCGCACTCGCGAAGTCCGCGCACTCGAGCAGGCCATGGAAGAACTGTCGATCAAGGAAGCCACGCTGGTCACGAGCGAGGAGTCCGGCACCATCGCCCTGCCGTCAGGCGTCGTCCACGTACGGCCGGCATGGGAGTGGGTACTCGACGAGCGCCCGACCACGCGCCACGCCTGA
- a CDS encoding RES family NAD+ phosphorylase — MLDDLRKARLRPLRLSPWRVVESQHHVSTRKLVDSLEEQALLEQLIEAAKPPSRAGRLHVLLSTPFRYPPLEHGSRFGARHERSLWYGSEERQTAFAELAYYRLVFLDGTRADLDVVATWHTAFMVRVRTTRGIDLTVAPFRAHRATITSPTDYAATQALGRAMRDASVEAFRYPSARDRRGGVNIGIFTPAVFGTARPRDLETWHCTATRLHVECVRRNFFDVAAFTFPREEFLVDGRLPAPAT; from the coding sequence GTGCTCGACGATCTTCGGAAGGCGAGACTCCGCCCGCTCCGGCTGTCGCCCTGGCGCGTGGTCGAGTCACAGCATCACGTGTCGACGCGCAAGCTGGTCGACTCCCTCGAAGAGCAGGCGCTGCTCGAACAACTCATCGAAGCGGCCAAACCACCGTCGCGTGCCGGTCGCCTGCACGTGCTGCTCTCCACGCCGTTCCGCTATCCGCCGCTCGAGCACGGCTCGCGCTTCGGCGCACGGCACGAGCGAAGCCTCTGGTATGGCTCCGAAGAGCGGCAGACGGCGTTCGCCGAGTTGGCGTACTACCGTCTGGTCTTTCTCGATGGGACTCGTGCCGATCTCGACGTCGTCGCCACCTGGCACACGGCGTTCATGGTACGGGTGCGGACCACTCGCGGCATCGACCTGACTGTCGCGCCGTTCCGTGCGCATCGGGCGACCATCACATCGCCCACCGACTACGCGGCGACGCAGGCGCTCGGCCGGGCCATGCGGGACGCGTCGGTGGAAGCCTTCAGGTACCCCTCCGCGCGCGATCGGCGAGGGGGCGTGAACATCGGCATCTTCACGCCGGCGGTGTTCGGTACCGCTCGGCCGCGCGATCTGGAAACGTGGCACTGCACGGCCACGAGGTTGCATGTCGAGTGCGTGCGGCGCAACTTCTTCGACGTCGCCGCCTTCACCTTCCCGCGTGAGGAGTTTCTCGTCGACGGTCGGCTGCCCGCACCGGCCACGTGA
- a CDS encoding DUF2384 domain-containing protein, with translation MNLGSRQSDIAPEVVLAKAVLNAAARLDLRQRDVAAILGASEASVSRLTRGRGIDPSSKEGELALLFLRLYRSLDTLVGGNDAQARAWLSAQNDHLGGVPAERLASVQGLVDVVRYLDGMRGRM, from the coding sequence ATGAATCTCGGATCGAGACAGTCCGACATCGCGCCGGAGGTTGTTCTCGCGAAGGCTGTGCTCAACGCTGCGGCGCGACTCGACTTGCGCCAGCGCGACGTCGCCGCGATCCTCGGCGCGAGCGAGGCGTCCGTGTCTCGGCTGACACGGGGCCGCGGCATCGACCCGTCGAGCAAGGAGGGCGAGCTCGCGCTCCTCTTCCTGCGTCTGTATCGGAGCCTGGATACGCTCGTCGGCGGTAACGACGCGCAGGCGCGGGCGTGGCTCTCGGCGCAGAACGATCATCTCGGAGGCGTTCCGGCGGAACGGCTGGCGAGCGTGCAGGGGCTGGTGGATGTCGTCCGGTATCTGGACGGCATGCGCGGCCGGATGTGA